TTtagatgtatacatatatacatgtataccaTACATACAAAACcatgtgtttatatgtatttgtgtttatAGCATTTTGCAATTTACATTTTGAAGACCACTGAGTTAGAAGGATGAAATAAACCTTTCTTTGAAATGCTTGTGCATTCAAACAAACCATTTTGTCTTTATGATAATTGTCAAGTCCCTGGCAAGGAATGAGGGGTGGAGTGTGGATAAAAGATTCTAAAGAGTTCCTGTTTATCTGTAGGATTTACTTTTACTCTGCTTTAATATTAGGCATCATGATATTAATCCACTTAgataaatttttttgtattgcAAGGGTTAAAGGAGATGGCAAGTCATATATTCTAAGAGAGTTAGCTCTAGAGTAAACCTGAAAATTAAACTTACCCTTCTTcaaagtgcctgacacacagtgggAGTTCATTAAATATTGCTTTAGATACTTGTTTTTACTAACATATCTCTTTTTATGACtgataaaaaaaacttatttatttttcactgactTATCAAAAATTTGTTATTTGATACATTCTTTGTTTAGCTTTTActttactttgtgccaggctgAAGTCTaagggattaaaaagaaaaaaaaaaaggcctcaagATTCTTAAAGTCTagtgtggaaaataaaattacacagaTTACTACTGCTCTGTGTGTGAGAAGGCCATGTATGTTGCTTTGGAGACACTCTCATATCTAATATCAaatggagggagaggaaaaagacacCTGGGGAACAAATGTTTAAACTGAGCCTGAAAGAATGAACAAGCATTGTTGTATAAGGGAGGTGGTGCAGGGAGGAGTTGCATGGGGTAAGAAACCTGTCTGCATGAGACTCCAGGCATCTCAGTAGGGATAAAGCAAACAATGTGAAGGACATGGGGAGAGACATGTTTCTCTCATACCTCTTTtctataatatgtttttttatcCCAAAGACTTGTTTCCAATTACACTGATTTCTATTGTTATTTAATACTCTTTAAATATTCCATATTTGAATATCTCATCTATTACTAATAGGACCTGTCTTAATCTACCCAGaattatatttagatttaagaaatataataataaaaaatatttatcttttaaaaatcatttactcacttatgaaaaatactttttttagcttaagattaaatgaagaatgaaatatatttaacatgAAGCTCTAGTAGTTTAGTTGATTTCAGTGAAACAGGTTCACCTTAAAGACTTAtgaattaaatagaataaaagattggggaaataaataaataaaggaaataaaggataTGGTAGGAACTTGAATTCCAGTTCTCAGATATCTCAAGGATTAGGCTAcagctttttcctttctcctctgacAATAACATATTTTAGTACAATCCCCATGAATACTGAAATGAGTCCCAATTCCTGATTGATCTTGATTCCAAGGTAGAATCCCCAGAAATAGTTGGACATATATATAGTGGGGCAGGTTGGACAGTGCAATGAACTCTATGAACATTTAACCACAGAGATGGCTTTTGTTTGcctaatagaaaatttaaaaataatatgtgaaaagATTCAAAAACACATTTGTTCAATACAATGATACCTTGTTGCTTCAATAGTGTTCTTTCTGGAAATATAGAATGGCTGGTCCACATTATATTCATCAAATACTCCCCATCGGAGATGGGCCCACTCATGGACAAATACTCTGCCTATGAGAGAATATTATTACTTATAAATTAATacttaacaatattttaataagtGTCCATAATTATGTCCCCCTGCCTAATTGAGTCAGAGAACTTAGAAACTGACACCTTTCATTATGTCAAAAATGTTAGtatttatgacatttttaaatttattatttttattaaatacacacaaagaaatataattatgttGGTATATTTCCAAACAAAGATATTAATTAGtacttatttctctctttttaagatctttaaaaataccattaatcACAGTGTCATATTTGTTgccaatggaaataaaaatagaagtataaaatacagggacgcctcggtggctcagtggtttagcgcctgccttcggcctgggtcatgatcctggagtcccgggatcaagtcccacatcaggctccctgcatggagcctgcttctctctctgcttacgtctctgcctctctatctctgtgtctctcattaataaatgaataaaatcttaagaaaaagaagtataaaatagaTATCCCTACCTCGGGACCCATAGATAGGCAAATTATTAGTCAACAAGAAGTTTGgagtaaaatgtatatattgtcCTTTTTCCCCACATTGTCCATATTGAAGTGTATAGGGATCATCTCCATATTTTAGGTAAGGGTTGGCAACTATAACATCTGCCTAAAAAGCAGAAGAACAAATCAAAACTTCACAAGAGCAATAGAAACAAGGATTTCTTTTATCAAAGTTAAGACAAGTAAAATTACCAATTTAATTACTAAAGTAGTGGCTAGGAATTACTAAAAAATTATGAGTATTAATTTTTAGGAAgcacaggaagagaaaagcagtCTAGGAGCTAGATAAAATACCCTACCTGgtcatatgattcttgttttggCATTAAGTACTCAGATTTTGATTTCCAGGTCAGTGGAATTAAAATGCTTACATTCCTAAAATAAACTCTTCGTTTGGTGGCATGAAACAGGTAAGTTGAAGCTTCAATTACCATTTcctggcaaaattaaaaatattttatggtaaCAATTTCACAATGAAATGAGCGTGAAAGTGAATATATGAATAAGAAGGCAAATCTAAGCTccctttccccaaatattttggCAAGGCCTAACgaaaaaataagttgaattttattctctctttagtctgtaaactcatttttatatgttcAGAAATCAACTCTATTTTCTACCTATCCAGACCTGCATTCAGTATTATGGGTTGGAGAGGGGAATGAGTTCTGGATGAGATTAAGACTGAGAGCTTGTTGGCAAGTTGCTTATTTGATTAAACAGAGGTGCTCATAATTGGGTTGAGAGTTTAAGTTTGGTAGGTTTTATacttaattgaaaacaaaaccactttgctatatttattttgaattattttttcatatggagTGTGTTCATAAGAGGCAAAGTTTTACCaaacagcaatgaaaataaaaatatgtaggtCTTGTTGGCTTCACATTCCATTTTACCACTTCTTGTAAGACTGTATGAGTCACTTAGCTTCTCTCATTTATGCAACAAGGGTAATAATTTACCTTATAGGGATATTGGAGGATCAAAGAAGATAGTATATATTAAAATGCTAtatataaagatgtttttattataCTGATtagctaaataaaattaaacaaatcaacttcaaaaatatgcaatattttctttaaaaccaaaTATATCAGAGATTTTAACTTTTCAGAGTTGACAAGTATGaacaactgaaaaaatatataatgaagatCTAGGAATTAAGTGTAGGTTagctatttaaatattataaaagtaaCTTTACTAAGGtaaaatttgtaaagaattttCCAGTAGGTCTAAGGTCTTTTTGTTAGCTTCACAAGTTGGAGAAATATTGTAATTTGGCCTTCTAATAATTTATTAGGGAAATGACTAATACTACTAATATGTGCTAAATTATACTTAAACTAAGCAGTTGTTAATCTTGACAGTTTAGATATATATTACATAAGTGATGAATACTATCTAGGCAGTTTTGGAAAGTTATAACTGTGTGAGCATGTATACATGCCTTGGCTATATAGATGGAAAATacttactgaaataaaaataagtggataataaaattttctctcttaCCTTTATGTTTTGAATGAGTTTTTCATCTTCTGGTACACTAGGGTTAATTGCAATGACCATGCCATCATATCCATTGTTATTCAAATTTACCATTGAGCTTTTCATTCCAGGCAAGAGATGTAAAGCTACGAACAGGATAGCTTTCAGACTGAGCACCATTTTTGTACATTACTTGTGGAAATGCAAGGAGAGTATTTATGTATCTCCTTAACTTACGAATTTGGATCCAGaccaaaatatttgcatattatataacattatgaattgctaaaatattttgatgaactttcttttctcacttccttATCCTAAAGATTTAAGTTGTTAAATAGCAATGGGGATTATGCTAACACATTTATCATACTTTTTAGGAAGCTGAGGTTTTAAGGACTCATGGAATTGATTAATTCTTTAGATTGTGTAATTGTCATCCTCATCATGATGGTTAGTCATAGTCATTGTCATTATTATCGAGATTGTTCCATCCAGGGATCTTTTCATAGAAAAGCATTCTATGGAAGGatgagaaactaaaataaaaagtaccagGAAAGAGCAGATGAAAAAGgtatgttttaaagaaacaaaacaaaaaaacaaatgaagaaactggaatAGGTGTGGCAAGGAATTAGGTTCAAAGACTTCCTGTAGGTAGGAGTAATATAAGCACAGTGGTCAGGGACAACTATGGATCAAAAagaaaatgggttaaaaaaaaaaagaataaatggtttTTTTGATTACCTTCTGATAACTActtgtgttttcagtttttttttttttttttttttctgttcttaccGGTTTATTGTggcaggaaaagagaatggaGGCATTTTACACATTCGAGGGCTGCAACAAGGTGTAGACATCCTTTGCAGGCATTCCTGCCATGTTCCCCACAGTAAAGAACCCGGATGCAGCCAAGAGGTAATATTGCAGGTAAGTAGAAACAGGGGTTGGATGTTATCTGCGACCGCTTTACAAATATTCAATCGCAGCGACCATCTGCATGTTGTGTCAACTCCCCGAAACCCATTCCTGCAGGGCAGTGGTGCTCCTGGACAAGGAGTACTGCAAACATCCTGCTGAGCATCAAGACCTTCTGGCATGTGGGGTTCCACGGCAGACAAGTGACATACGTGGAGGACGGATGGAAGGTACTACAGGTTAACTAGCACAACTCCTGGGACGGGAGGCATCCCCACCAGGAGTCCAAGCCAAGCTTCTGGCTCTTACGTCTGGCCATTGGACGTATGGAGGCTAATTTCTGAATTCAAGGGAAGAAACGTGTTTTTCACTAAAGGGACAAGGATATGAGCTCTGTGGCTGGTGGGACCAGCTCACCTTTTCTCTGATTTCCGTTCTCGGTCGGCCTTGAGAAGCTGTGCAGCAAAGGGGCTGTCGATGGACTGGCAGCAGTGGCCAAAGTGGGGACAGTAACGGGTCAGAGCCAGATGGACTGCGGGCATGAAGACTAGTGCCACCCTTCCAGAAGGAACTGCTCTAGACACCTCCTGCATTTTAAAGTGAACTATAAAGATGCCTTTGACTGCTTGGAGTTTTGGAAATGGTGATAACATAACAGGGTGGCCCAGGGGCTGGCAGTCCCCCAGCCGACCGTCCGTCCGAGATTCTGTCTGAGATTCCCTAGGCAACCGTTTggcattttccttttgaaaattggGCAGTAGCACATCCTTGGGAGTCTAGGATTGTTTGGGGGAATATGTGGTTGAGAATATATGTGAGAAAGCTGGGACCAGCCTCGGCTCATTCACGGGAAGGGCCGGCAGTGCGCATTTCCTCCGCCGTAGCCCTCCTGGGACCTGAGGACGCAGGACTACAGACAGAGAGCTCCAGTGCGCAGAAGCCTGGTCACCAGTGAGCACTctggctgggaggtggggagtgtgtgtgtgtgtgtgcatgtgtgtgcgtgtgcgtgtgtgtggccAGACAAGGAAGAGGTGCTTTTGCACATCTACAGGAGGAAGAACAAAAACGGGAGTGTTGgcggaaggacagaggaagaaatacaaagacctttaaagagaaaaatattctctttgcATTAATCACCTGAGCCAACCTGTTTCTTATTTGGGGAGCATTTTGGAcgttatcattttaaaaaaaatcatcggGTGATCACTGAGCACCAAATCATCTCATGATCGTGTACTAAACCCAGCAATTTCCCTTTCCGAGCTCCGGAATCACCAAAATATTCCTGTCTCACCGCAAACGGAAGAAAACAACAAACCCTGTGTGTCTCcttgtacttttgtttttgtttttttccccacacaccCAGGTGATTTCAGCTCTGGGgctccgccccggccccgcgggcaCCTGGCGGCTGCTTGCAGGTGAGCATGAGCAGCAGGAGCAAGGGCAGGTGCCACAGGCTGCAGAAGAACAGCTTCCGGGAGCTCTTGCGGTCTGCGTCGGTGTAAAACCGAAAGCCGAGGTAGGTGATATACAAGTTGATGGGCAGGGAGATGACAGGGAAGGTCCACGTGGTGACATCCAGGACGGGGGCCGCGGTGGACAGTCCGATCAAGGCCAGGCAGTGGCGTAGGGCGACGCGCCTGCACAGCGCCGGGTGGGTGACCGACATCATGCAGTAGCCGCCTCGCGAGTAGTCTTCGCGGAGGCCCCAGCTCAGGGCATTGAAATGTGGGAACTGCCACGAGTAGGGGATCCCTCCCAGCAGAAATCCTCCAGCATCAAGGCTGCCGGTGGCCGCTGTCCAGCCCATGACAGGTGGGACAGCCCCGACAACGGCACCCACCCACGTGTTGGCAATGCTGATCCTCTTCAACGGGGTGTAGCAACAGGTGTACAGGAAAATGTTGAAGACCCCCAGGGCTCCCGTGAGGGGGTTCACCCCCCAGGTCAGGAGGGCAACTCCTGGAACAGCACAGCAAGTGGCAAAGGACACAGCTAGCAACGGGCTGATCTGTCCACGAACCAGAGGTCTGTTCTTTGTCCTATTCATGTTTGAATCAAATGGCACCTCAAAAAACTGATTGATGGAGTTGGCAGCACAGGATGCAAGGCCTGTTCCCAGAGAAGTAAGCAGGAAACAGGGCCAGTCAAAAGGTCCTGGGGCCAGTGCAAATCCAGCTGAAGTGGTGCTGACAACCAGAGCTGTGAGTTTGATTTTGGACAGCCGTGCCAAAATTCCTGGCAAATCATCCAGATGCAACTTCATCTCTTTCCAATGCTTTTCATCCTTTGTCTCTTTCCCCGCATCTAGTGAGTCTTCAATAATGGAAGCCGATTCCAGTTCTATCAATTCTTTCTCATTTGGCTTTCTGGATAAAGGTAGGCTGGGAGGTGGAAGAGGTCTCATTTCACAGATTTCTGCTTTGGCCTGACCCAGAGACGTTTTCTCAAGGAAAGGCAATGCCACAGGTTCTGGCTTCCGTTTCACTTGCTGGTTGAGGCTTCTGTTCAGTTGTGTGACATACATGCGCTTGAGGAAGGTAAAGTGCTGAAATGTAATCCACCGCTTGTTGATGCTCCTGAAAAGATGCATGAACGTGTGAGGGGCCTCCTGCACAGCTCTTCTCTCTAGATACCAGGCACATCCTCCTACCCAACCTGTCAGGAGGCGTGAGGAAAGAGTGTGCGGGGACGCGGCCATAACGCACGAGTCCGGCCgctcccagggatccccgtgtcCTCTCTCCTCACCGGCTGCTGGGCGCCGCCatcctgttttcagttttcatataGCATTGAGTTCTATAAGTCTTATATAACTTGAAAACTTAAtatgctttgaattttttttgaagatgttagttttttttatttgaaagagaatgagtgagcaTGGGCAGGGTCGGGGGAAatgcagaaggggaagcagactccctttggagcaggaagcccaacataggGTTTGCTCCAAGGAtcctgagattctgacctgagccaaaggcagatgcataaccagctgagccacccatgcgaaAACTTAATATGCTTTAATTAAGATTCCTTTTTTGAACTGAACACAAATCTGCCAATGTTTCTTAGCTTGAAATAGTTGTACACATAGCATTGTGAACTGGTTTTGGAGTCAGATAAATCTAAAGCTGACCCTTGCCTTGGTCACTAATAGTCATATGATTCTTAATAAGGGGTGTATTGCTCTTTGGGAAGCACTTCATACAAGACTCCTGGCACCTAATGAGCACTAAATAATATATATCcattattattaaacattataTGTTATGAATACAAAGCTTGTTATAAATTTTTTCCAATTCTATATTTTCATTGGTTTCTTttgtaaaactttaaatatagTCTTCCAATGTTTAACTGGAGAATAGAGTCTCTGCATCTACCCAAAAAGGACTAGAGTAGGAATTATCAGGAGTGAAACTATAAGCTCATTGGAATGTTCTCCATCTGTTCACAATAGCCTTTCCTTTTAGTTGAGATTAGGTGTGATCACACCCATAAAATCTCAAGTTATCCACATTGAAGTAATCTTTCTTTTGTACTCATTTGTATCACTTATTATATATAAACTGTATTGCATTTGTTATTAATATACATAGTATACCTCCCCTACCTCACAATATACATGTAAactctttggaggaaaaaaaaatttttttttcagcctaaGCTCTCTCACTTTGAATTCTCTGAACTGTAAAATGCAGACAGTAATAGCTATCTGGAAGGAATGTTGTGgaggttaaatgaaataatatgtgtgAAAGCACTTATGTGTACAAGTGCTAGTATATAGTAGGCCCTCATTTATTCCTTGATTTTCATTAGCccttttaatttatatgaaaaaaatatatacatgagtgtttctgtgtgccaggcttaGTGCTCTCTGCTCTTTAAAGACTACAGAAATGAGTAAAACACAAGCACTATGTCCAGAGAACTTGCAGACTCATTGGCATGAATTAGATTAGAATTGAAAAgactgaaatacaaagaaaagtttTATAAGGGGGCTACAAATACAGTGCTAGGGAGCTAAAAGTTGAATAGATTTTATATGATGAAGGGAAATCAGAAAAAGGTTTAGGGGCATACTATTCTTCAGTAAACTAAGGCATGGAAAAGTTTATTAGTTTGCTCTAGATCACATTTTCAGGGAGGAGCAAAtttggaatttgaactcaggtcatCCAGTTTCAGGATCTATGTTTTTGAAGTATGCATGACTTTTACTGCTTCTCAAAAGGTTAAGTCAGTGATTATCAACCTTGAAAATTATTgtgaaagtgttttgttttggtttttttttttgctttttttgtttatattttacactCATAGTTGACAGAAGATTTAAGAGAATATGAATTGCTATGATTAATTTGTATGAATCAgaatttttatcttgtttcaattttagattaaataatgaaattttccTTTGGCTCTTTGTCATGAAAACTTAGAGTTACTCATTCAGAGATTTATGATATACCCCAACCCATATAACAACTTATGCTCCAATACAGTCATTCTTAGATGTTACAGTTAATCCCTAGAGAGATTATGCTGGAATTAACCAACTGTTACACAAATTTGAAATTGAAGAATATAGTCCATTGGCAGCTTAATTTCTATGTAGATACTCTCTCGGAATTTTACTTTTTAgctcctctttttctttgttgcttcTTTCATATTATTGCTTTTGGAACATCATTCTATTTGCTCCCAATATGCATGCTCAGCATTTGTgaatattctcttcatttttaaaatttattcattcatttattcattcgttcattcaacaGACTTAATCGACACTTACAATGTGTCAGACACTCTGCTAGGCACGAGTATATAAGATTGAGTTATGGTCCTTATTATCTTTAAGATGTTTCTGATCTAGTGGAGCTTCTAGACACTAGTaattattttgattgtttttttttcattgctcttCCTACAACATTGAACATTATTTTAATTCAGAGAATGCTCTTATTATTATGCAATTTATTGTTGTGATTTTTGTACTTAACATTATCATAAGTCAACTTTGTTAACCACTACAGGCTATAGCACCCTGTGAGTTGCCTCGATATCCACTTACCTTTCCCTCCTTGATAATAGAACTCTAGTTTTGTTCAGGTATCTTCAGCTCTTGTGTGACTGAAATAAAGGTCACTCTTGTCTCAAGCTCAAGGGTAAATTCAAGTTGCTAAGTCCATGGTCCTCAAAGTATGGTTTACAGACCCCTAAATGTCTCCAAAACCCTCCCAGAGGATCTGAATGGTCAAACTCTTTTGATGCTATTAGTaagttatttctactttttaatgtgTTCACATTTAATGGCAATATAAAGCATATAGAGGATAAAACTGTTGGGACCTTAGCACAAATACAAGCAGTGAGAGTGAGACTAAACTGTACTTACAGTTATGAATTCTTCACTGCCAGCACTTGCTGTATAAAACAATGTCTGGGGGGgaacttgggtgactcagtcagttgggcatctgactcttgatttcagtttgggtcatAATCTTGGGGATGTGGGGCCCcatgctcaatggagagtctgtttaggattctctctttccttctcttcctttgcccctcttcccctCAAATACAAATGTCTGCTTTACTTAATAATGGAATTtatgaagcagtaaaaattaactattaaaatccctaatcctgggatccctgggtggcgcagcggtttggcgcctgcctttggcccagggcgcgatcctggagacccgggatcgaatcccacgtcgggctcctggtgcatggagcctgcttctccctctgcctgtgtctctgtctctgcctgtgtctctggctctgtctctccttctatctctcaagaataaataaataaaatcttaaaaa
The genomic region above belongs to Vulpes lagopus strain Blue_001 chromosome 3, ASM1834538v1, whole genome shotgun sequence and contains:
- the LOC121488258 gene encoding protoheme IX farnesyltransferase, mitochondrial-like is translated as MAASPHTLSSRLLTGWVGGCAWYLERRAVQEAPHTFMHLFRSINKRWITFQHFTFLKRMYVTQLNRSLNQQVKRKPEPVALPFLEKTSLGQAKAEICEMRPLPPPSLPLSRKPNEKELIELESASIIEDSLDAGKETKDEKHWKEMKLHLDDLPGILARLSKIKLTALVVSTTSAGFALAPGPFDWPCFLLTSLGTGLASCAANSINQFFEVPFDSNMNRTKNRPLVRGQISPLLAVSFATCCAVPGVALLTWGVNPLTGALGVFNIFLYTCCYTPLKRISIANTWVGAVVGAVPPVMGWTAATGSLDAGGFLLGGIPYSWQFPHFNALSWGLREDYSRGGYCMMSVTHPALCRRVALRHCLALIGLSTAAPVLDVTTWTFPVISLPINLYITYLGFRFYTDADRKSSRKLFFCSLWHLPLLLLLMLTCKQPPGARGAGAEPQS